One segment of Tamlana crocina DNA contains the following:
- the tnpA gene encoding IS200/IS605 family transposase, which yields MSEHIHKRHNKSLLLYHVVCPIKYRRSILTDRVNSSMVLVCSEIENRYDIYFIEIGLDENHVHFLVQSVPVYSPKKIVQTVKSILAREIFRLHPEVKEQLWGGQFWSKGYYVNTVGQYANEEVIKNYLKNQGKQKEYKQIHSSQLRLFE from the coding sequence ATGAGTGAACATATTCACAAGCGACATAATAAAAGCCTGCTGTTGTATCATGTAGTTTGTCCAATAAAATATAGGCGTTCAATTTTGACTGACCGTGTTAATTCTAGTATGGTTTTAGTTTGTTCAGAGATAGAAAACAGATATGATATCTATTTTATAGAGATAGGTTTAGACGAGAACCACGTTCATTTTTTAGTTCAGAGTGTTCCGGTTTATTCTCCAAAAAAGATAGTGCAAACGGTCAAGAGTATATTGGCAAGGGAAATCTTTCGTCTTCATCCAGAAGTAAAAGAGCAATTATGGGGAGGTCAGTTTTGGTCAAAAGGGTATTATGTAAATACGGTGGGTCAATATGCTAACGAAGAAGTGATAAAGAACTATTTAAAGAATCAAGGAAAACAAAAAGAATATAAACAGATTCATTCAAGTCAATTGAGGCTGTTTGAATAA
- a CDS encoding cysteine desulfurase family protein gives MKQVYFDNAATTPIRDEVVKGMVKVMNENYGNPSSSHGFGRSSKVLVENSRKAIASCFNVSAGEIIFTSGGTEADNLVLKSAVKDLGVRHIITSKIEHHAVLHTVQQLEIDYKINVTYVNLDKKGNVDFEHLQHLLKTDDKTLVSLMHINNEIGNILDLKRTAKLCKENDALFHTDAVQSVGHYKLDLQDIPVDFLAASAHKFHGPKGVGFAFIRKNSSLKPMIIGGEQERGLRAGTESVHNIVGMELALKAAYQNLEKERQIVFRLKQYFIDKMKSEIPNATFNGASANAENGTYTLVNVCLPVPPKKSAMLLFQLDLKGIACSKGSACQSGSSRNSHVLSEILNEDDLQKPSLRFSFSIYNTNEEIDYVVGVLKEFST, from the coding sequence ATGAAACAGGTATATTTTGATAATGCGGCAACAACCCCTATTCGGGATGAGGTGGTTAAAGGAATGGTTAAGGTGATGAATGAAAATTATGGAAACCCTTCATCTTCACATGGTTTTGGTCGTTCATCGAAAGTTTTGGTTGAAAATTCAAGAAAAGCGATTGCTAGTTGTTTTAACGTATCTGCTGGTGAAATTATTTTTACTTCCGGGGGAACTGAGGCTGATAATTTGGTGCTGAAAAGTGCTGTTAAGGATTTGGGGGTTCGGCACATCATCACTTCAAAAATTGAACACCATGCCGTTTTGCACACCGTTCAACAGTTAGAAATTGATTATAAAATTAACGTGACTTATGTAAACCTTGACAAAAAGGGGAATGTGGATTTTGAACATTTGCAACATCTATTGAAAACCGACGATAAAACCTTGGTGAGCTTGATGCACATTAACAATGAAATTGGCAATATTTTAGATTTAAAACGAACCGCAAAACTGTGCAAGGAAAACGATGCGCTTTTCCACACCGATGCGGTGCAATCCGTAGGACATTATAAATTGGATTTACAGGATATTCCAGTGGATTTCTTGGCGGCTTCAGCGCATAAATTCCATGGGCCAAAAGGAGTGGGTTTTGCTTTTATTAGAAAAAACAGCAGTTTAAAACCCATGATTATTGGAGGAGAACAAGAACGAGGTTTAAGGGCGGGTACCGAAAGTGTGCATAATATTGTGGGTATGGAGTTGGCCCTAAAAGCGGCGTACCAAAATCTAGAAAAAGAGCGGCAAATCGTATTTAGGCTGAAACAATATTTCATTGATAAAATGAAATCTGAAATCCCGAATGCAACTTTCAACGGGGCATCAGCAAATGCTGAAAATGGCACTTATACGCTCGTTAATGTTTGTTTGCCCGTGCCACCAAAAAAGTCTGCTATGCTCTTATTTCAGTTGGATTTAAAAGGGATTGCCTGTTCTAAGGGGAGTGCCTGCCAAAGTGGAAGTTCGAGAAATTCACATGTGCTGTCTGAAATTCTAAATGAAGATGATTTGCAGAAGCCTTCACTTCGGTTTTCATTCAGTATTTATAATACTAATGAAGAAATTGATTATGTGGTTGGTGTTTTAAAAGAATTTAGCACCTAA
- a CDS encoding DNA mismatch repair protein MutS: protein MLFKPGDYVFVLDEQLSGTVKSVKGTIVSIETDEGFLLDFEKHELVKKQAKENMKSQWLAHSELDSIILEKEQPKRKQQPKKKAKERFAPAMEVDLHIHQLVKSTRGMSNHDMLTLQLDTARRKLEFAMANRIQKIVFIHGVGEGVLKLELEYLFGRYSNLKFYDANYQKYGLGATEVYVYQNPQ, encoded by the coding sequence ATGTTGTTTAAACCAGGCGATTATGTTTTTGTATTGGACGAACAGCTTTCCGGGACGGTAAAATCCGTTAAGGGAACAATTGTTTCTATTGAAACAGATGAGGGCTTTTTGTTGGATTTTGAAAAGCACGAATTGGTAAAAAAGCAAGCTAAGGAAAACATGAAGTCTCAGTGGTTGGCACATTCGGAGTTAGATTCTATAATTTTAGAAAAAGAACAACCCAAAAGAAAGCAGCAGCCCAAAAAGAAAGCAAAGGAGCGTTTTGCTCCAGCAATGGAAGTCGATTTGCACATCCATCAATTAGTTAAATCGACGCGGGGCATGAGCAACCACGATATGTTAACGCTTCAGTTGGATACGGCGCGCCGTAAATTAGAATTTGCCATGGCCAACCGCATTCAAAAAATAGTATTCATCCACGGGGTGGGCGAGGGTGTTTTAAAGCTGGAGTTGGAATATTTATTTGGTCGGTATAGCAACCTAAAGTTTTATGATGCCAATTACCAAAAATATGGTTTGGGCGCTACTGAAGTGTATGTTTACCAAAATCCTCAATGA
- a CDS encoding T9SS type A sorting domain-containing protein: protein MNSKFLFFFLLSLNFAFSQDLYVADNSYLFANDVVVFVNDDIRLETPTSNLYFRGDAQLIQNNDIKNSDTGSLSIYQNQTTGIYEYNYWCSPVGLGTDGTTHANADFLGGNNIYDPIDDADVTNVNSSLYGFTSDYNGTATQLSNYWIYTLKDAEGYWNWQQVFDTGTIETGYGFTLKGSPTLNNVLDFRGRPNNGTITVSCSYDGTDNQPSGLLNHAQTLTGNPYPSALDLKLFLAHADNQTNLNGEIYFWEQKQKSSHYLADYEGGYGVYTPGNLGDLNDNGTYTATLFESYNGDGSDNNTTTGSTTDFNANHSRRYAAIGQGFVIASNVNGGFATFDNSMRIGFAEDSDPNGDGSVFAKGKNKKTEPEGKKHPISHNGVDYKAIFENPTVVPEIRLHTHINNSYYKENVIAFRESTPNNSTYNKFFDGRNINNLATDVYLISGNEKLVVKSIKYDESVSLPLGFKAGKNNSLFSLKIHKLKNVPEHVNVYVYDHENNSYTDVKNGSFEIILNQGTHNDRFEITFSKNALNLPVIAENNFKVFFNKSASEITILNPNQIKLKAITLFDISGKKIVTSKHLHSERKHSISTKSLNTSAYLVNIETSDNHSLTKKVIVHDIAE from the coding sequence ATGAACTCCAAATTTCTGTTTTTTTTCCTATTATCATTGAATTTCGCTTTTAGCCAAGATCTTTACGTGGCCGACAATAGCTACCTCTTCGCTAATGATGTCGTTGTTTTTGTTAATGACGATATTCGGTTGGAAACGCCAACATCTAATTTATACTTTCGCGGTGATGCCCAACTTATTCAAAATAATGACATAAAAAATTCTGATACAGGCAGCCTTTCCATTTATCAAAACCAAACTACTGGTATTTATGAATACAACTATTGGTGTTCTCCTGTAGGCCTAGGCACCGATGGCACAACTCATGCTAATGCTGATTTCTTGGGCGGAAATAACATTTATGATCCTATTGATGACGCCGATGTAACAAATGTTAACTCAAGCTTATATGGTTTTACTTCAGACTATAACGGTACAGCTACCCAACTTTCAAACTATTGGATATACACTTTAAAAGACGCAGAAGGTTATTGGAATTGGCAGCAAGTTTTCGATACGGGCACTATTGAAACGGGTTACGGTTTTACCCTAAAAGGAAGCCCAACACTCAATAATGTTTTGGATTTTAGAGGTAGACCAAACAACGGTACTATTACTGTAAGCTGTTCGTATGACGGTACAGACAACCAACCTTCAGGCTTGCTAAATCACGCCCAAACTTTAACAGGAAACCCTTACCCTTCTGCCCTGGATTTAAAATTATTTTTGGCTCATGCTGATAACCAAACCAACTTAAATGGTGAAATTTATTTTTGGGAACAAAAACAAAAAAGCTCTCATTATTTAGCTGATTATGAAGGCGGTTATGGTGTATATACCCCAGGTAACTTAGGCGATTTAAACGATAATGGCACCTACACGGCTACTCTTTTTGAAAGCTACAATGGCGACGGAAGCGACAACAATACCACAACAGGAAGCACTACAGATTTTAATGCAAACCATTCAAGACGCTATGCTGCCATTGGCCAAGGTTTTGTGATTGCAAGTAATGTTAATGGAGGCTTTGCTACTTTCGATAATTCTATGCGCATCGGTTTTGCTGAAGATTCAGATCCGAACGGCGATGGTTCTGTATTTGCAAAAGGCAAGAATAAAAAGACTGAACCTGAAGGAAAAAAACACCCAATTTCGCACAACGGTGTGGATTACAAAGCCATTTTTGAAAACCCAACGGTTGTGCCTGAAATTAGATTGCACACCCATATTAACAACAGTTATTATAAAGAAAACGTTATTGCTTTCAGGGAAAGCACTCCGAACAACAGTACCTACAATAAGTTTTTTGATGGTAGAAACATAAATAATCTAGCTACTGATGTTTACCTTATTTCGGGAAACGAAAAACTGGTTGTAAAATCCATAAAATATGACGAATCGGTTAGTTTACCGTTGGGCTTTAAGGCCGGGAAAAACAATAGCCTATTTAGCTTAAAAATCCATAAATTGAAAAATGTTCCTGAGCATGTGAACGTATATGTTTATGACCATGAAAATAATAGCTATACCGATGTAAAAAATGGCTCTTTTGAAATCATCCTCAATCAAGGGACGCATAACGACCGATTTGAAATTACTTTTTCTAAAAATGCTTTAAACCTTCCAGTTATTGCCGAAAACAACTTTAAAGTATTCTTTAATAAATCTGCCTCTGAAATCACCATTTTAAACCCTAATCAGATTAAACTTAAAGCCATAACACTTTTTGATATTTCAGGTAAAAAGATAGTAACCAGTAAACATTTACATTCTGAAAGAAAACATTCAATATCAACTAAATCCTTAAACACTAGTGCTTATTTGGTAAATATTGAAACTTCGGACAACCACAGTTTAACCAAAAAAGTGATTGTACATGATATTGCAGAATAA
- a CDS encoding DUF2752 domain-containing protein gives MEKYMLPCLNKKLFGIECLGCGLQRAIALVFQGEFVAAFKMYPAVYSLLILFTVMGVNIFFKFRHSNKIIGALAIITVTTIVISYMVKLIN, from the coding sequence ATGGAAAAATATATGCTACCTTGTCTGAACAAAAAACTGTTTGGCATTGAATGTTTAGGCTGTGGTTTGCAACGGGCTATCGCCCTTGTGTTTCAAGGTGAGTTTGTGGCAGCTTTCAAAATGTATCCAGCCGTTTATAGTTTATTAATACTGTTTACTGTTATGGGCGTAAATATTTTCTTTAAATTTAGACATTCCAATAAAATCATTGGAGCATTAGCCATAATAACGGTAACGACTATTGTAATAAGCTATATGGTTAAATTAATCAATTAA
- a CDS encoding CCC motif membrane protein has product MEQQKLNPTLVYVLAIVGLLCCCFGGAGAILAAVAFFIANSKLNAVKLNPENYEANSIKAMGTAKTVALIILIINILYLVYTIYQISTIGWDELMQQSQEMMEQIQNQQGN; this is encoded by the coding sequence ATGGAACAACAAAAACTCAATCCAACCCTTGTTTATGTTTTAGCAATTGTAGGCCTTTTGTGCTGTTGCTTTGGTGGTGCTGGTGCTATTCTTGCTGCTGTGGCCTTTTTTATTGCCAACAGCAAACTAAACGCCGTAAAGTTAAACCCTGAAAATTACGAGGCAAACAGTATAAAAGCCATGGGAACCGCCAAAACAGTGGCTTTAATTATTTTAATCATCAATATTCTTTACCTTGTTTACACCATTTATCAGATTTCAACTATTGGTTGGGACGAATTAATGCAGCAATCGCAAGAAATGATGGAACAAATTCAAAATCAACAAGGTAATTAA
- the ettA gene encoding energy-dependent translational throttle protein EttA, translated as MSDDKKIIFSMSGVTKTFQSANTPVLKNIYLSFFYGAKIGILGLNGSGKSTLLKIIAGVDKNYQGDVVFSQDYSVGYLEQEPQLDEEKTVMEVVREGAAETVAILDEYNKINDMFGLEEVYSNPDKMEKLMNRQAELQDQIDAVNAWELDTKLEIAMDALRTPEGDKKIGVLSGGERRRVALCRLLLQEPDVLLLDEPTNHLDAESVHWLEHHLAQYKGTVIAVTHDRYFLDNVAGWILELDRGEGIPWKGNYSSWLDQKSKRMAQEGKAASKRQKTLERELEWVRQGAKGRQTKQKARLKNYDKLLSQDQKQLDEKLEIYIPNGPRLGTNVIEAKGVSKGYGDKLLYEDLNFNLPQAGIVGVIGPNGAGKTTIFRMIMGEETPDKGEFVVGDTAKIAYVDQSHSNIDPEKTIWQNFSDEQELVMMGGKQVNSRAYLSRFNFSGSEQNKKVKLLSGGERNRLHLAMTLKEEGNVLLLDEPTNDLDVNTLRALEEGLENFAGCAVVISHDRWFLDRICTHILAFEGDSQVYFFEGSFSDYEENKKKRLGGDLMPKRIKYKKLVR; from the coding sequence ATGAGCGACGATAAAAAAATAATATTCTCAATGTCTGGTGTTACCAAGACATTCCAGAGTGCCAATACACCGGTGCTTAAAAATATTTACCTCAGTTTTTTCTACGGGGCCAAAATCGGTATCCTGGGGCTTAATGGTTCGGGTAAATCTACTTTACTGAAAATCATTGCGGGTGTTGATAAAAACTATCAGGGCGATGTGGTGTTTTCGCAAGATTACTCAGTCGGCTACTTAGAGCAGGAACCGCAATTGGATGAAGAAAAAACGGTGATGGAAGTAGTTCGCGAAGGCGCTGCCGAAACGGTTGCCATTCTTGACGAATATAACAAAATAAACGATATGTTTGGTTTGGAAGAAGTGTATTCCAATCCAGATAAAATGGAAAAATTGATGAACCGCCAAGCCGAGCTTCAAGACCAGATTGATGCCGTCAATGCTTGGGAGCTCGACACCAAATTGGAAATTGCGATGGACGCCCTGCGCACGCCCGAAGGAGATAAAAAAATAGGTGTGCTTTCTGGTGGTGAACGTCGCCGTGTAGCACTGTGCAGATTGTTGTTGCAAGAACCCGATGTGTTATTGTTGGATGAGCCTACCAACCACTTGGATGCCGAATCGGTACATTGGTTGGAACACCATTTGGCGCAGTACAAAGGCACGGTGATTGCCGTAACGCACGACCGTTACTTTTTGGATAATGTAGCGGGTTGGATTTTAGAACTCGATCGAGGTGAAGGCATTCCGTGGAAAGGGAATTATTCGTCTTGGTTAGATCAAAAATCAAAGCGCATGGCGCAGGAAGGTAAAGCCGCTTCAAAACGACAAAAAACCTTGGAACGTGAGTTGGAATGGGTACGTCAAGGCGCTAAAGGCCGACAAACCAAACAAAAGGCACGTTTAAAGAATTATGATAAACTTTTGAGCCAAGACCAAAAACAGTTGGATGAAAAACTGGAAATTTATATTCCAAACGGCCCGCGATTGGGAACCAACGTTATTGAAGCCAAAGGCGTAAGCAAAGGCTATGGCGATAAGTTGCTGTATGAAGATTTAAATTTCAATTTGCCACAAGCGGGAATTGTTGGGGTTATCGGGCCAAATGGTGCTGGTAAAACTACTATTTTCAGGATGATAATGGGTGAAGAAACGCCCGATAAAGGAGAGTTTGTAGTAGGAGATACAGCCAAAATAGCCTATGTAGATCAGAGCCATTCCAATATTGATCCCGAAAAAACCATTTGGCAAAACTTTAGCGACGAGCAGGAATTGGTGATGATGGGAGGAAAGCAAGTCAATTCACGAGCTTATTTGAGTCGATTTAATTTCAGCGGAAGCGAGCAAAATAAAAAAGTGAAACTGCTTTCGGGTGGTGAGCGTAACCGACTTCATTTGGCGATGACGCTAAAAGAAGAAGGCAACGTGCTGCTTTTGGATGAGCCCACTAACGATTTGGACGTAAACACGCTTCGTGCCTTGGAAGAAGGTCTTGAAAACTTTGCGGGTTGTGCCGTGGTTATTAGTCACGACCGCTGGTTTTTAGATAGAATTTGTACCCATATTTTGGCTTTTGAAGGAGACAGCCAAGTGTATTTCTTTGAAGGTAGTTTTTCTGATTACGAAGAAAACAAAAAGAAACGATTGGGAGGCGATTTAATGCCGAAACGAATTAAGTACAAAAAATTGGTACGATAA
- a CDS encoding CAL67264 family membrane protein, with translation MAMNKNTVLAWATWIMIFVGLGLIAMGAFKYQEVAGWGFAAVGLGFFAVAWVFNALKGRV, from the coding sequence ATGGCAATGAATAAAAACACGGTATTGGCTTGGGCTACATGGATTATGATTTTTGTGGGGCTAGGGTTAATTGCCATGGGAGCTTTTAAATATCAGGAAGTAGCAGGTTGGGGATTTGCAGCTGTAGGATTGGGCTTTTTCGCTGTGGCTTGGGTATTTAACGCTTTAAAGGGACGTGTTTAA
- a CDS encoding MFS transporter — MNKALLSLAIGGFGIGLTEFVIMGILPEVATAFNISIPQAGHFISAYALGVVIGAPTLTGIGSKWPAHKVLLALMLWFTVFNTLSAFANGYYQFLILRFLSGLPHGAFFGIGAVVAGKLSKPGKQAQGIAIMFSGLTIANLLGVPLGTYLGKGFNWNVSFLMVGIVGILAVLSVKFWMPELKKSSETRFIEEFKIFRRLELWLIILLTTIGTGGFFAWYSYIAPLITDVAGHPKEMVSLAMILAGLGMFIGNFIGAKLAEKFSPINAIIITLIFMVICLGLNTYLASDKIMVLVMTFIIGTITFCLSTPIQVAIINASKGSETLGSSLNQSAFNIGNATGAYFAGIPIAMGFGYTSADWIGAAMASVGVIIAFGIIALRQQQKRKKSELKTCYS; from the coding sequence ATGAACAAAGCATTACTATCATTAGCCATTGGCGGTTTTGGCATTGGGTTAACAGAATTCGTAATTATGGGTATTTTGCCCGAGGTGGCTACGGCATTCAATATCAGTATCCCCCAAGCCGGACATTTTATTTCGGCATACGCTTTGGGCGTTGTGATTGGCGCACCAACCTTAACGGGAATTGGCAGCAAATGGCCCGCCCACAAAGTACTTTTGGCACTTATGCTGTGGTTTACAGTTTTCAATACCCTTTCGGCTTTCGCCAACGGTTATTATCAATTTTTGATTTTACGATTTTTATCCGGCTTACCCCACGGTGCTTTTTTTGGTATTGGGGCTGTGGTAGCGGGCAAACTTTCCAAACCCGGAAAACAGGCACAAGGCATTGCCATTATGTTTAGTGGATTAACCATCGCTAACCTTTTGGGGGTTCCATTGGGCACATATTTAGGAAAAGGTTTCAATTGGAACGTTTCGTTTCTAATGGTTGGCATTGTTGGCATTCTGGCAGTTTTAAGCGTTAAATTTTGGATGCCAGAGTTGAAAAAATCTTCGGAAACCCGTTTTATTGAAGAATTTAAAATTTTTAGACGGTTGGAATTGTGGTTGATTATTTTATTGACCACCATTGGTACGGGCGGATTCTTTGCGTGGTACAGCTACATTGCGCCTTTGATTACCGATGTTGCAGGACACCCAAAGGAAATGGTATCGCTGGCTATGATTTTGGCCGGATTGGGCATGTTTATCGGAAATTTTATTGGTGCCAAACTGGCCGAAAAATTTTCGCCAATCAATGCCATCATTATTACCCTCATTTTTATGGTAATTTGTTTGGGCCTCAATACCTATTTGGCTTCAGACAAAATTATGGTTTTGGTTATGACCTTTATTATCGGTACGATAACCTTTTGCCTCTCCACCCCTATTCAGGTGGCTATCATCAATGCATCAAAAGGTTCGGAAACTTTGGGGTCGTCGCTTAACCAAAGTGCGTTTAACATTGGGAACGCCACCGGAGCGTACTTTGCCGGCATACCCATTGCTATGGGCTTCGGTTACACGTCGGCCGATTGGATTGGCGCTGCTATGGCTTCTGTAGGCGTTATTATTGCCTTCGGAATTATCGCTTTAAGGCAACAGCAAAAACGAAAGAAAAGTGAGTTAAAAACCTGTTACTCATAA
- a CDS encoding nitronate monooxygenase translates to METRLTQLLDINYPIIQAPMFLVSNVAMVKEAMHCGIAGCIPALNYRTVDELRIAIRELKAAKPKGGSFGFNLIVNRSNVKYKGQLEAICEEGCDFIITSLGSPEETIKRARQVGIKVFCDVVDLKFAKKVETLGADAIIAVNNEAGGHRGNLSPEDLIKELKMHCSIPVISAGGVGNKAEVDKMLGYGADGVSVGSPFIASEEANVTKDYKQACVNYGANDIVMTERISGTPCTVINTPYVQKIGTKATWLENILNKNKKLKKWVKMIRFAIGIRATEKAAKQATYKTVWVAGPSIEHTNKILPTKEIVRRLIS, encoded by the coding sequence ATGGAAACACGCCTTACTCAACTTCTCGATATTAATTATCCTATTATTCAAGCGCCAATGTTTTTGGTTTCTAATGTAGCCATGGTAAAAGAAGCGATGCATTGCGGTATTGCCGGTTGCATTCCCGCTTTAAATTACCGTACAGTGGACGAATTACGAATAGCAATCAGGGAATTAAAAGCAGCCAAACCAAAAGGCGGTTCGTTTGGGTTTAACCTTATTGTTAACAGATCGAATGTAAAATATAAAGGGCAATTGGAAGCCATTTGCGAAGAAGGTTGCGATTTTATTATCACTTCGCTTGGAAGCCCTGAAGAAACCATTAAACGGGCGCGCCAAGTTGGCATTAAAGTGTTTTGCGATGTGGTGGATTTAAAGTTTGCAAAAAAGGTCGAAACATTAGGTGCCGATGCCATAATTGCTGTTAACAATGAAGCCGGAGGGCACCGAGGGAATTTATCGCCCGAGGATTTAATAAAAGAATTGAAAATGCACTGCAGCATTCCTGTTATTTCTGCCGGAGGCGTAGGAAACAAAGCCGAGGTTGATAAAATGCTAGGATATGGCGCCGACGGCGTTTCGGTGGGAAGTCCGTTTATCGCTTCAGAAGAGGCCAATGTTACCAAAGACTACAAGCAAGCGTGCGTAAATTACGGTGCCAATGATATTGTAATGACCGAGCGTATTTCGGGAACACCCTGCACCGTTATCAATACGCCTTATGTTCAAAAAATAGGAACCAAAGCCACATGGCTTGAAAACATCTTGAACAAAAATAAAAAACTGAAAAAGTGGGTAAAAATGATTCGTTTTGCCATTGGTATTCGTGCTACCGAAAAAGCGGCAAAACAGGCTACTTACAAAACCGTATGGGTGGCGGGCCCCAGTATTGAGCACACTAATAAAATTCTACCGACTAAAGAAATTGTTAGGCGACTGATTAGTTGA
- a CDS encoding class I SAM-dependent rRNA methyltransferase → MPFSLSLKSNCQSKRLAVKLNAKGEQFVLKGHPWVFSKSIVKINDDAKTGDLAIVFSKNKNRVMGLGLYDAQSPIRIKMLHSGIDKVEINETFFQKKIKEAFQKRSPLLKTNTNSYRLLFGENDGFPGLIADVYAKVLVVKLYSEIWLPYLEVLLPILQSTAKAETVVIRLSRALQNSKNHKLKDGEVVYGTLENDVVRFVEHGVNFSANVIKGHKTGYFLDHRANRKQVGKCSKNKSVLDVFSYAGGFSVHALANGAKEVTSLDISKQALEIAIENGKLNTYSGVHKTIAGDAFEELNKLIKKRVTFDVVVIDPPSFAKQASEIDLAKKKYAQLAQLGEKLTAKNGLLVLASCSSRVVSQAFFDINNQALLTSGRPFKMILQTHHDMDHPVGFPEGAYLKCGYYRFSN, encoded by the coding sequence ATGCCATTTTCATTAAGTCTTAAATCTAATTGCCAATCCAAACGTTTGGCCGTAAAACTCAATGCCAAAGGCGAACAGTTTGTTTTAAAAGGCCATCCGTGGGTTTTTTCAAAAAGTATTGTAAAAATAAATGATGATGCCAAAACGGGCGATTTGGCTATAGTTTTCAGTAAGAATAAAAACCGTGTAATGGGTTTGGGGTTGTACGATGCACAGTCTCCTATTCGAATAAAAATGCTCCATAGCGGTATCGATAAGGTAGAAATCAACGAAACTTTTTTTCAAAAGAAAATAAAGGAAGCATTTCAGAAAAGAAGCCCATTACTAAAAACAAACACGAATAGTTATCGTTTGTTATTCGGTGAAAACGATGGTTTTCCGGGGTTGATAGCCGATGTATATGCTAAAGTTTTGGTAGTAAAACTGTATTCTGAAATATGGTTGCCGTATTTGGAAGTACTGCTTCCCATTTTACAAAGTACCGCAAAAGCTGAAACGGTTGTAATTAGGCTGAGCAGGGCGCTTCAAAATTCAAAAAACCATAAGTTAAAAGATGGCGAGGTAGTTTACGGCACGCTTGAAAACGACGTGGTACGGTTTGTAGAACATGGCGTAAATTTCTCAGCCAATGTGATTAAAGGGCATAAAACAGGTTATTTTTTAGATCACCGAGCCAACCGAAAGCAAGTAGGTAAGTGCAGCAAAAATAAAAGTGTTTTAGATGTATTTAGTTACGCAGGCGGCTTTTCGGTACATGCATTGGCCAATGGCGCCAAAGAAGTCACTAGTTTAGATATTAGTAAACAAGCGCTTGAAATTGCCATTGAAAACGGCAAACTCAATACCTATTCGGGCGTACATAAAACCATTGCAGGCGATGCTTTTGAAGAATTAAATAAACTCATTAAAAAGCGCGTAACATTCGATGTGGTGGTAATCGACCCACCAAGTTTTGCAAAACAAGCTTCGGAAATCGATTTGGCCAAAAAGAAATACGCCCAACTTGCCCAATTGGGTGAAAAATTAACAGCAAAAAATGGACTTTTGGTATTGGCTTCATGTTCATCCCGAGTGGTTTCGCAAGCGTTTTTCGATATCAATAATCAGGCGCTATTGACTTCCGGTCGTCCATTTAAAATGATTCTTCAAACGCATCACGATATGGATCACCCTGTCGGGTTTCCCGAAGGCGCCTATCTCAAGTGTGGATATTATCGGTTTTCAAATTAA
- the cmk gene encoding (d)CMP kinase: protein MQKITIAIDGFSSTGKSTVAKQLAKHLGYVYVDTGAMYRAVTLYAMQNGLIDADSFKVETLVDRLPEINISFKFNAELGFAEVYLNGMNIEKDIRTLEVSSYVSKVAAISEVRQKLVEQQQKMGADKGVVMDGRDIGTVVFPDAELKLFMTATAETRAQRRFKELIERGDKVEYEDVLKNVKERDYIDSNREDSPLVKAGDAIEIDNSDLTLEEQFEKILQLVKSVIGNGNYNG, encoded by the coding sequence ATGCAAAAAATTACCATTGCCATCGACGGATTTTCGTCCACTGGAAAAAGTACCGTTGCCAAACAGTTGGCTAAACATTTAGGCTACGTATACGTTGATACAGGGGCGATGTATCGCGCGGTGACGCTTTATGCCATGCAAAACGGATTAATTGATGCCGATTCTTTTAAAGTGGAAACCTTGGTAGACCGTTTACCGGAAATTAATATCAGTTTTAAGTTTAATGCCGAATTGGGTTTTGCTGAAGTATATTTGAACGGCATGAATATTGAAAAAGACATCCGAACTTTGGAGGTTTCCAGTTATGTGAGTAAAGTGGCTGCTATTTCTGAAGTGCGCCAAAAATTGGTGGAACAACAGCAAAAAATGGGTGCCGATAAAGGCGTGGTGATGGATGGTCGTGATATTGGCACCGTGGTATTTCCCGATGCAGAGTTGAAGTTGTTTATGACGGCAACAGCCGAAACCCGTGCACAACGCCGTTTTAAGGAATTGATAGAGCGAGGTGATAAGGTGGAATACGAAGATGTTTTAAAAAATGTAAAGGAACGCGATTATATTGATTCTAACCGTGAAGATTCGCCATTGGTAAAAGCAGGCGATGCCATTGAAATCGACAATTCGGACCTGACTTTAGAGGAGCAATTCGAAAAAATCCTTCAGTTGGTCAAATCGGTTATTGGGAATGGTAATTATAATGGATAG